One genomic region from Candidatus Nitrosopumilus koreensis AR1 encodes:
- a CDS encoding PfkB family carbohydrate kinase, giving the protein MLTVFGSTALDTIRTPKKTLKNVLGGAATFAAISASNFVDTGLIAVVGKDFPKQHHKTLSKYLNLEGLSIKNGKTFRYDGKYDDTLSTRSTLKTELNVLADFKPTVPEEYRKSQFVYLANNDPEQNTALIKEFDKVKFSMCDTIDFWISTKRDAVIKMIKSVDAVVINDEEAKLLTKEFNLIKCAKKMMQWGAKYVIIKKGEHGSLMFYDDVIFPTAGFSLEDVVDPTGAGDSFAGAMIGYLASKKSTSLSEIKKAVVYGNVLGSFAVERYGLDGLLNIKNGDITKRVKMYEKMIRF; this is encoded by the coding sequence ATGCTTACTGTTTTTGGTTCAACCGCACTAGATACAATTAGAACACCAAAAAAAACACTAAAGAATGTTTTAGGTGGTGCAGCTACTTTTGCTGCAATTTCTGCAAGTAATTTTGTAGATACTGGATTAATTGCAGTTGTTGGAAAAGATTTTCCAAAACAGCATCACAAAACCCTATCAAAATATCTTAATTTGGAAGGGTTGTCTATTAAAAATGGAAAAACATTTCGTTATGATGGGAAATATGATGATACACTAAGCACTAGATCAACATTAAAAACAGAACTAAATGTTCTTGCAGATTTCAAACCTACAGTTCCTGAGGAGTATAGAAAATCTCAATTTGTATATCTTGCAAATAATGATCCTGAACAAAATACTGCACTAATCAAAGAATTTGATAAAGTAAAATTTTCTATGTGTGACACAATTGATTTTTGGATTTCAACCAAGAGAGATGCTGTGATAAAGATGATAAAATCTGTAGATGCAGTTGTTATCAATGATGAAGAAGCAAAACTTCTCACAAAAGAATTCAATCTGATAAAATGTGCAAAAAAAATGATGCAGTGGGGAGCAAAATATGTAATTATTAAAAAAGGTGAGCATGGTTCACTAATGTTTTATGATGATGTAATTTTTCCAACAGCAGGTTTTTCGTTAGAAGACGTGGTGGATCCTACAGGTGCAGGCGATTCTTTTGCAGGTGCCATGATCGGTTATCTAGCAAGTAAAAAATCAACTAGTCTTTCTGAGATCAAAAAAGCAGTTGTTTATGGGAATGTTTTAGGTTCATTTGCAGTTGAAAGATATGGATTAGATGGTTTGTTGAATATTAAAAATGGAGATATTACAAAAAGAGTCAAGATGTATGAAAAAATGATCAGATTCTAA
- a CDS encoding NADPH-dependent FMN reductase codes for MKIVVISGSPRKNANTQIIMKYVYEYTKSKNQDTKFINLSEGQIECYRGPEEEYNEATKNAAQNIMDADVWLIGSPIYNSFFSSALKNLFEYINYKETAGKVAGMAILAAGNIGFVDVQTLITQLLSYFRAITNPKAVFLTTESITENKILKDDAKNRLKEMVDETLEIATKLQK; via the coding sequence ATGAAAATTGTAGTAATTTCTGGCAGTCCTAGAAAGAATGCAAATACACAGATCATAATGAAATATGTTTATGAATACACTAAATCAAAGAATCAGGATACAAAATTTATCAATCTATCTGAAGGTCAGATTGAATGTTACAGAGGACCTGAAGAAGAATATAATGAAGCTACAAAAAATGCGGCACAAAACATTATGGATGCAGATGTTTGGTTGATAGGATCACCTATTTACAATTCATTTTTTAGTTCTGCATTAAAAAATCTGTTTGAATACATCAATTACAAAGAGACTGCAGGAAAGGTGGCAGGGATGGCAATTTTGGCTGCAGGAAATATTGGTTTTGTTGATGTTCAGACGTTAATTACCCAGTTATTATCATATTTCAGAGCAATCACAAATCCAAAGGCTGTTTTTTTAACTACCGAATCTATTACTGAAAATAAAATTTTGAAGGACGATGCAAAAAATAGGTTAAAAGAAATGGTGGATGAAACTTTAGAAATTGCAACAAAATTACAAAAATAG
- a CDS encoding aspartate kinase, whose protein sequence is MRLVIKYGGTSISSAKDIRAVANHLNTLSKKNEIVVVCSATSGTTDDLIEISESIKKENKSKAEQLASKITNRHKQLAKQTIKKLDLRKKLLKNFDEDFTELIALIDGMVLLGEVTPRTMDYLFSFGERLSIKLVSMAINDSGKKSIPLTGKEVGIVTDSNFGESKPLIDTTRLRVSKTVDNIFLKKTIPVVGGFVGADQHGHVTTFGRGGSDYSATIIGTCIKADEIWLMSDVDGLMTADPKIVKNAKLLKEVSYIEAIEMALFGAKQIHPRTFEPLLSKKIPMKIRSSFSVKNEGTLVTASPSSAVKNTVKCVSNVQNNGLIDIRGGSMVGTPGTAAKIFATLAKAGINVMMISQNPSESSITIVVKNTDLDKAVSSLEMELLGKIIKKLEVTTNVAIIALIGSGMRGTVGVASKVFGAIEKNKVNVSMITQGSSELNLAFVVKNSDTNAAVRALHNAFELDKIN, encoded by the coding sequence TTGAGACTAGTAATAAAATATGGTGGAACATCAATCTCGTCTGCCAAAGACATTAGAGCAGTAGCTAATCATCTAAACACACTATCTAAGAAAAATGAAATTGTAGTTGTGTGTTCTGCAACAAGTGGAACAACAGATGATCTAATAGAGATATCTGAATCAATAAAAAAAGAAAACAAATCAAAAGCTGAACAACTAGCATCAAAAATAACTAACCGTCATAAACAACTAGCAAAACAAACAATCAAAAAATTAGATCTACGAAAAAAATTGCTAAAAAACTTTGATGAAGACTTTACAGAACTTATTGCATTAATTGATGGGATGGTATTACTAGGAGAAGTTACTCCTAGAACGATGGATTATCTCTTCTCATTTGGAGAAAGATTGTCCATAAAGCTAGTTTCAATGGCGATCAACGATTCAGGTAAGAAATCAATACCTCTGACTGGAAAAGAAGTAGGAATTGTCACTGACTCTAACTTTGGTGAATCTAAACCTCTAATTGATACAACTAGATTAAGAGTCTCAAAAACTGTGGATAACATCTTCTTAAAGAAAACAATACCTGTTGTTGGAGGTTTTGTTGGTGCAGATCAACATGGACATGTAACTACTTTTGGAAGAGGAGGTTCCGATTATTCTGCAACCATAATTGGTACTTGCATAAAAGCAGATGAAATTTGGCTGATGAGTGATGTAGACGGACTAATGACTGCAGATCCAAAAATAGTTAAAAATGCAAAATTACTCAAAGAAGTTTCCTACATTGAGGCAATTGAGATGGCATTATTCGGTGCAAAACAGATACATCCGCGCACATTTGAGCCCCTATTGTCAAAGAAAATTCCAATGAAGATTAGAAGTTCCTTTAGTGTAAAAAATGAAGGAACTCTAGTAACAGCTTCTCCTTCATCAGCAGTAAAAAATACCGTAAAATGTGTTAGCAATGTTCAAAATAATGGGCTAATCGACATTAGAGGCGGAAGTATGGTTGGAACTCCCGGAACTGCTGCAAAAATTTTTGCAACATTAGCAAAAGCAGGAATCAATGTTATGATGATATCTCAAAATCCTTCTGAATCTAGTATAACAATAGTTGTAAAGAATACTGATCTTGACAAAGCTGTAAGCTCACTTGAGATGGAACTTTTAGGAAAAATCATCAAAAAACTTGAAGTGACGACAAATGTAGCAATTATTGCATTAATTGGTTCAGGAATGCGTGGAACTGTAGGAGTTGCCTCTAAAGTTTTTGGTGCAATTGAGAAAAATAAAGTCAACGTATCAATGATTACTCAGGGCTCATCTGAACTAAATCTTGCATTTGTAGTTAAAAATTCTGATACCAATGCAGCTGTTCGTGCATTACACAATGCATTTGAATTAGATAAAATCAATTAG
- a CDS encoding CopD family protein — MAAIEQAILTWIHLVAAAIWVGGSLFIGIVFSPLLKTMTNSLEERMQIMIRVGRRFNKIAVPSLIILMATGLYSSHMLLSKPDLLVATSYGTYLIIKILLVIALIITYAVHVRVIRKDVEEKIMSNQMPEPQIQKLRKKIIILGEITVVLSVAILFFAALLDAGV, encoded by the coding sequence ATGGCAGCAATTGAACAAGCAATCTTAACTTGGATTCATCTTGTTGCAGCTGCAATTTGGGTGGGCGGTTCATTATTTATCGGAATAGTTTTTTCTCCACTTCTTAAAACCATGACAAATTCACTTGAAGAAAGAATGCAAATCATGATTCGTGTTGGAAGACGATTTAACAAAATAGCTGTTCCCTCATTGATTATTTTGATGGCAACTGGATTGTATAGTTCACATATGTTATTAAGCAAACCCGATCTTCTTGTTGCAACAAGTTATGGTACTTATCTTATAATCAAAATACTTCTTGTAATTGCATTAATTATTACATATGCAGTACATGTTAGAGTAATTAGAAAAGATGTTGAAGAAAAAATAATGTCCAATCAAATGCCTGAACCACAAATTCAAAAATTAAGAAAAAAAATTATCATTCTTGGAGAAATTACTGTAGTTTTATCAGTTGCAATACTGTTTTTTGCGGCCTTACTTGATGCTGGGGTATGA
- a CDS encoding DUF7482 domain-containing protein: MSKLVAILIIGIFATSIITISSISDQFVDAGSRKKIHFTQTFSSSQDPGQGHENHQLSLILSPNEGTIYDGSMTFTSSEPVQIVVLHEINSNDAKGQPTWSIDGDTVYGLSLIDLQEKSGSFEFTGAALGLHSPNSKPFTSTVSVDGWIRGQPTEIIMQKIELEKEEPSSLLSRTNVPATIPMHKGIYGGEKVLYIITDGSDEEYAKNLSEKQEWNVELAPVLADVSEDVLQKIFIFKNGIKGDGIYGFQDEVFSSTPQQESEYSALSSVIEVTWKTGQKATVFESASDVIAAEEGGRIEFNETGIVLNTPQILWPDGQMQVRSEKEITDDMPYGGGQITEINEEEMTVTFVAHRGWGPDGRTIYYIVTDATPLGPAQMMGVTSSPTSANLIKHSAAVDLFQFKNGIKGSGPLGFQAGIATAGLGDENYSPMWRIYLIEWNDSENAKILETKSDIDSFKTDDLITVSIARPTNSDHIVNCPFVDPFQ, encoded by the coding sequence TTGAGTAAACTAGTTGCGATATTAATTATTGGTATTTTTGCAACAAGTATTATTACAATTTCTTCAATATCTGATCAGTTTGTTGATGCAGGTTCTAGAAAAAAAATTCATTTCACGCAAACTTTTTCATCATCTCAAGATCCAGGGCAAGGACATGAAAACCACCAATTGTCTCTGATTCTGTCACCTAATGAAGGGACAATCTATGACGGTTCTATGACATTTACCTCTAGTGAGCCTGTTCAGATTGTTGTTTTACATGAAATTAACTCAAATGATGCAAAAGGCCAACCTACCTGGAGTATTGATGGTGATACTGTATATGGATTATCTTTAATTGACTTACAAGAAAAATCGGGATCTTTTGAATTTACAGGAGCAGCACTTGGATTGCACTCTCCAAATTCTAAACCATTCACATCAACAGTTAGTGTTGATGGCTGGATTAGGGGACAACCAACTGAAATTATTATGCAAAAAATTGAATTAGAAAAAGAAGAACCATCATCATTACTTTCTAGAACAAATGTCCCAGCTACCATCCCAATGCATAAAGGAATCTATGGAGGAGAAAAAGTTCTGTACATTATTACTGATGGAAGCGATGAAGAGTATGCAAAAAATCTATCAGAAAAACAAGAATGGAATGTAGAACTTGCACCTGTTCTAGCTGATGTTTCAGAAGATGTTCTTCAAAAAATATTCATTTTTAAAAATGGGATTAAAGGAGATGGGATTTATGGATTCCAAGATGAAGTATTCTCTAGCACTCCACAGCAAGAATCAGAATATAGTGCATTATCTTCTGTAATTGAGGTAACCTGGAAAACAGGTCAAAAAGCAACTGTCTTTGAATCTGCTAGTGATGTAATAGCAGCTGAAGAAGGTGGACGAATTGAATTTAATGAAACAGGTATTGTTCTAAACACTCCACAGATACTTTGGCCTGATGGACAGATGCAAGTACGTTCTGAGAAAGAAATTACTGATGATATGCCATATGGGGGAGGTCAAATCACTGAAATTAATGAAGAAGAAATGACTGTAACATTTGTTGCTCATAGAGGATGGGGTCCTGATGGAAGAACAATCTACTATATTGTTACTGATGCTACTCCGCTTGGTCCTGCTCAAATGATGGGAGTGACATCATCTCCAACATCTGCAAATCTAATTAAACACTCTGCAGCAGTTGATCTTTTCCAGTTCAAAAATGGGATTAAAGGTTCAGGTCCACTAGGATTTCAAGCTGGAATTGCTACTGCTGGATTAGGCGATGAAAATTATAGCCCAATGTGGAGAATCTATCTAATTGAATGGAATGATTCAGAAAATGCAAAAATTCTTGAAACAAAATCTGATATAGATTCATTCAAAACTGATGATCTAATCACTGTAAGTATAGCACGACCAACTAATAGTGATCATATAGTAAATTGTCCATTTGTTGATCCCTTTCAATAA
- the bluB gene encoding 5,6-dimethylbenzimidazole synthase, with translation MKDNFTEEEKRGFYKAIYSRRDVRSHFTSKPIEDDILSKILHAAHHAPSVGFSQPWNFILIKDIETKKKIKESFEEEKNRSSQLVEEPKRSKYLSFKLEGILESPVNLCVTYDPSKFGPFVIGRSSIPEAGLYSVCCAIQNLWLSARTEGIGLGWVSILSNETLKENLELPEHVVPVAYLCLGYVDDFAEKPDLETAGWLPRLELKDVVYFEKWNDQKNENWRSIQKMIRENFDYA, from the coding sequence TTGAAAGATAATTTTACTGAAGAAGAGAAAAGAGGATTCTACAAGGCAATTTATTCAAGAAGGGATGTTAGATCTCATTTTACATCAAAGCCTATAGAAGACGATATTCTTTCAAAAATTCTTCATGCAGCACATCATGCGCCATCTGTAGGATTTTCACAACCATGGAATTTTATTTTGATAAAGGATATTGAAACAAAAAAGAAAATTAAAGAATCATTTGAAGAAGAGAAAAATCGTTCATCACAGTTAGTAGAAGAACCAAAGAGATCAAAATATCTTTCATTCAAGTTAGAAGGAATTTTAGAATCTCCAGTAAATCTATGCGTTACATATGATCCATCAAAATTTGGCCCATTTGTGATTGGCAGATCAAGTATTCCTGAAGCAGGATTGTATAGCGTATGTTGTGCAATTCAAAATTTGTGGTTGTCAGCAAGAACTGAAGGAATTGGTCTTGGATGGGTAAGTATTCTATCAAATGAAACATTAAAAGAAAATTTAGAATTACCAGAACATGTTGTTCCTGTTGCGTATTTGTGTTTAGGATACGTAGATGACTTTGCAGAAAAACCAGATCTTGAAACTGCAGGATGGTTACCAAGATTAGAACTAAAAGATGTAGTATATTTTGAAAAATGGAATGATCAAAAAAATGAAAATTGGCGAAGTATTCAAAAAATGATCAGAGAAAATTTTGACTACGCTTAA
- the cobJ gene encoding precorrin-3B C(17)-methyltransferase, which translates to MTGKLYIVGVGPGHHDHMTFRAKEVISESDTIVGYETYVNLVSDLIGGKTVHRYAMTQEVERAHQCIDLAKSGKIVSLVSSGDPGIYGMAGLIYETLAEGGWNPKDGLEVEVIPGVSALNSCASIVGSPLMTDFAVVSMSDLLVPWEVIENRVESAAQGDFVLVIYNPASKKRIHQLQDTRKILLKYRKPTTPVAIIMSAYRESQTIVMTDLENLPNHSDKLGMTSTVIVGNSSTYSYKDLMINPRGYKSKYNLEEQTNPDLKVQ; encoded by the coding sequence TTGACTGGAAAATTGTACATTGTTGGTGTAGGTCCTGGACACCATGATCATATGACTTTTCGAGCAAAAGAAGTAATTAGTGAAAGTGATACTATTGTAGGTTATGAAACATACGTAAATTTAGTTTCAGATCTTATCGGAGGAAAAACAGTTCATCGTTATGCAATGACACAAGAAGTTGAAAGAGCCCATCAATGCATTGATCTTGCAAAATCAGGGAAAATTGTATCACTTGTATCAAGCGGAGATCCAGGAATTTATGGAATGGCCGGATTAATCTATGAAACTCTAGCTGAAGGTGGCTGGAATCCTAAAGATGGACTTGAAGTAGAAGTAATTCCAGGAGTGTCTGCACTTAATTCCTGTGCTTCTATTGTAGGTTCACCACTTATGACAGATTTTGCAGTTGTAAGTATGAGTGATTTATTGGTTCCATGGGAAGTTATTGAAAATAGAGTTGAATCTGCAGCTCAAGGTGATTTTGTTCTTGTAATTTATAATCCTGCAAGTAAAAAAAGAATTCATCAGTTACAAGACACTAGAAAAATCCTCTTAAAATACAGAAAGCCAACAACTCCTGTTGCAATTATTATGAGTGCATATAGAGAATCTCAAACAATAGTTATGACTGACTTAGAAAATCTACCAAACCATTCAGACAAATTAGGAATGACTAGTACTGTAATAGTGGGAAATTCATCTACATACTCTTACAAAGATTTGATGATAAATCCAAGAGGATACAAATCAAAATACAATCTAGAAGAACAAACTAATCCAGATCTCAAAGTTCAGTAA
- a CDS encoding DegT/DnrJ/EryC1/StrS family aminotransferase, with protein sequence MRSDCLYTVVIRTKFVKIPINTPILDKEELSAVVSVVKSGGLTSASKDGGKNVQEFEKLVRTFVKTKYAVSVNSGTAALQAALYALDIKKGDEVIVPSFTFVASANAIASTGAKPVFVDILKENFTIDPESIIKKITRKTKAIMPVHLYGHISSLDRIREITKKHNISVVEDAAQSLGSTFKGKQTGTFFELGCYSLYPGKVMTSGEGGVIVTNNKKLYEKLQMIRNHGMVKGYDSKIFGLNLRLPEISAAIAKIQIKKLPKFIQLRRRNAKLLSELLSDTKIKLPTERKNEKFNWSLYTIATKNRNSILKKLNSKGIGAAVYYPIPVHKIPIYKIKSKLKNTDWASNHVISLPVHPNVSAKNIEYIAKTVRDLVDE encoded by the coding sequence ATGCGTAGTGATTGTCTTTATACAGTAGTAATTAGGACCAAATTTGTGAAAATTCCAATCAACACGCCTATTTTAGACAAGGAAGAACTTTCAGCAGTTGTATCTGTAGTAAAGTCGGGAGGATTAACTTCTGCCTCTAAGGATGGTGGAAAGAATGTACAGGAATTTGAAAAACTTGTCAGAACCTTTGTGAAAACCAAATATGCTGTTTCAGTAAATTCTGGTACTGCTGCACTACAAGCTGCACTCTATGCACTTGATATAAAAAAAGGAGATGAAGTTATTGTTCCATCTTTTACATTTGTAGCTAGTGCAAATGCAATTGCATCTACTGGAGCAAAACCTGTTTTTGTAGATATTTTAAAAGAAAATTTTACAATTGATCCTGAATCCATTATAAAAAAAATTACTAGAAAAACTAAAGCAATAATGCCTGTACATCTGTATGGGCATATATCATCACTTGATAGAATTAGAGAAATTACAAAAAAACATAATATCTCCGTAGTTGAGGATGCTGCACAATCTCTTGGTTCGACTTTTAAAGGCAAACAAACTGGAACATTTTTTGAACTTGGATGCTATAGCCTCTATCCAGGAAAAGTAATGACTTCTGGTGAAGGTGGTGTAATAGTTACTAACAATAAAAAACTTTATGAAAAATTACAGATGATTAGAAATCATGGAATGGTTAAAGGATATGATTCTAAAATATTTGGATTAAATCTAAGACTTCCTGAAATTAGTGCTGCAATAGCTAAGATTCAAATTAAAAAATTGCCAAAATTCATTCAACTAAGAAGACGTAACGCAAAACTGTTATCAGAATTATTGTCTGATACAAAAATTAAACTCCCTACAGAAAGAAAAAATGAAAAATTTAATTGGTCATTGTACACAATTGCAACAAAAAATAGAAATTCAATTTTAAAGAAACTAAATTCCAAAGGAATTGGTGCTGCAGTTTATTATCCAATACCTGTTCATAAAATTCCTATTTATAAAATAAAATCAAAATTAAAAAATACTGATTGGGCATCAAACCATGTAATTTCTTTACCTGTTCATCCAAATGTATCTGCCAAAAATATTGAATATATTGCAAAAACCGTGCGTGATTTAGTAGATGAATAG
- a CDS encoding peptidylprolyl isomerase yields MTTANIETNFGNISFKLLPDLAPETVRNFEKLARDGFYDGTLFHRVIPGFMIQGGDPNTKTDNKSSWGMGGPGYNVKAEFSSRSHLRGIVSMARAQDPDSAGSQFFIVTTDSTFLDRQYTVFGEVVEGMDIADKIVNLERDGNDCPLEKAEMLHVTVE; encoded by the coding sequence ATGACTACAGCAAACATTGAAACAAATTTCGGAAATATTTCATTTAAACTTCTACCTGATTTGGCTCCTGAAACGGTTAGGAATTTTGAAAAATTAGCTAGAGATGGATTCTATGATGGTACTCTTTTCCATCGAGTTATTCCAGGATTCATGATTCAGGGCGGAGACCCCAATACAAAAACAGATAACAAAAGTTCATGGGGAATGGGAGGTCCAGGATATAACGTCAAAGCGGAATTTAGTTCTAGATCTCATTTGAGAGGAATTGTTTCAATGGCAAGAGCACAAGATCCAGATAGTGCAGGCTCACAATTCTTCATAGTAACAACTGATAGTACATTTCTAGATAGACAATATACTGTATTTGGAGAAGTTGTTGAAGGTATGGATATTGCAGATAAAATTGTAAATCTTGAAAGAGATGGCAATGATTGTCCTTTAGAAAAAGCAGAAATGCTTCATGTAACTGTGGAATAA
- a CDS encoding C2H2-type zinc finger protein has protein sequence MGLFGGNENKLKCKKCGTVLSDSERLKKHQEIAHNKKKEKCRVCGTEFNTQEDLRKHKKNCK, from the coding sequence ATGGGATTGTTTGGTGGAAATGAAAATAAATTAAAATGTAAAAAATGCGGAACAGTACTTTCAGATTCAGAGAGACTAAAGAAACATCAAGAAATAGCCCATAATAAGAAAAAAGAAAAATGCAGAGTTTGCGGAACAGAATTCAATACTCAAGAAGATCTAAGAAAACATAAAAAAAATTGCAAGTGA
- a CDS encoding tyrosine--tRNA ligase: MDITEKVDLIERSPTEEVVTRDELIELFKTNSSPKHYIGLEISGFLHLGSLISTGFKINDFVKAGVKCTIFLADWHTLINDKLGGDWETISKVSKYYQDAFKLVCPDAEIILGSKLYEEKTEYWSELVKFTKHMSLARTMRTLTIMGRSENEEKIDVAKLLYPAMQAVDIHSLDVDIAHAGMDQRKIHMLVREIFPKMKWKVPVAVHHKLLPGLSKPADTSDTQILGKMSKSDPNSGVFIHNTDEEIKKKMNKAWCEEANIQNNPLLEIAKTVIFHEFDEMSVERPEKFGGNVSYQNYNQLETDFAEKKLHPGDLKQTVGNYLVRIISPIRDKLNLTEELHNAIKKSY, from the coding sequence TTGGATATAACTGAAAAAGTTGATTTGATTGAGAGATCACCAACTGAAGAAGTTGTAACACGTGATGAACTAATTGAGTTATTCAAAACAAATTCATCTCCAAAACACTACATTGGTTTAGAAATTTCTGGTTTTTTACATCTTGGAAGCTTAATTAGTACAGGATTCAAAATTAATGATTTTGTAAAAGCTGGTGTAAAATGTACAATATTTCTTGCAGATTGGCATACATTAATCAATGACAAATTAGGAGGAGACTGGGAAACAATTTCTAAAGTTTCAAAATATTATCAAGATGCTTTCAAATTAGTTTGTCCTGATGCTGAAATTATTTTAGGTTCAAAACTTTATGAAGAAAAGACAGAGTATTGGTCAGAGCTTGTGAAATTTACAAAACACATGTCATTAGCTAGAACAATGAGAACTCTAACAATTATGGGACGTTCTGAAAATGAAGAGAAGATAGATGTTGCAAAATTACTTTATCCAGCAATGCAAGCAGTTGATATTCATTCTTTGGATGTAGATATAGCACATGCTGGAATGGATCAAAGAAAAATCCACATGCTGGTCAGAGAGATATTTCCTAAGATGAAATGGAAGGTGCCAGTAGCAGTTCATCACAAACTATTACCAGGACTGTCAAAGCCTGCAGATACTAGTGATACACAGATTCTAGGAAAGATGAGTAAATCTGATCCAAATTCAGGAGTCTTTATTCATAACACAGATGAAGAAATTAAGAAAAAAATGAACAAAGCTTGGTGTGAAGAAGCAAACATACAGAACAACCCGTTATTAGAAATTGCAAAGACTGTGATTTTTCACGAATTTGATGAAATGAGTGTAGAAAGACCTGAAAAATTTGGAGGAAATGTATCATATCAAAATTATAATCAGCTTGAAACAGATTTTGCAGAAAAGAAGTTACATCCAGGGGATTTGAAGCAAACAGTTGGAAATTATTTGGTTAGAATAATATCTCCAATTAGAGACAAGTTGAATCTAACTGAAGAATTACATAATGCTATTAAGAAAAGTTACTGA
- a CDS encoding dUTPase has translation MSQEVTEDRLDTIFQLQKGLSEMMNLDRYPKDSEGRVSALCTAIMHEAVELQRTTNWKWWKTPTKFNEAEAREELIDIWHFVVQASLELDLTPDDIVAEYKKKNEINRERQRSGY, from the coding sequence TTGTCACAAGAAGTAACTGAAGACAGATTAGATACTATTTTCCAACTTCAAAAAGGATTATCAGAAATGATGAATCTTGATAGATATCCAAAAGATTCAGAAGGAAGAGTATCTGCATTATGTACTGCAATAATGCATGAAGCAGTTGAATTACAAAGAACAACCAATTGGAAATGGTGGAAAACGCCAACTAAATTTAATGAAGCAGAAGCAAGGGAGGAATTAATTGATATTTGGCATTTTGTGGTTCAGGCATCCCTTGAGTTAGATCTCACACCAGATGATATTGTAGCAGAATACAAAAAGAAAAATGAGATCAACAGAGAAAGACAGAGAAGCGGTTATTAA
- a CDS encoding tetrahydromethanopterin S-methyltransferase subunit A produces MNSLGNIIGEICKVVLPIKQEFYIGNTNSQIAICTLASISLLDDLKDSEILSKVAIIGRLFSENKGIDNMIQYVYQNKNIKKIILCGKEVWGHKSGHSLLQLHKNGIDENSRIINSTSPDPYLTISKNAIEHFQKNIRIINLINETNFGVISEKIKIS; encoded by the coding sequence ATGAATAGCCTTGGAAACATAATTGGAGAAATATGCAAAGTTGTTCTGCCTATAAAGCAGGAATTTTACATTGGTAATACCAATTCACAAATTGCAATATGTACACTTGCTAGCATATCATTACTTGATGATTTGAAAGATTCTGAAATATTATCTAAAGTAGCAATTATTGGCAGATTATTTTCAGAAAATAAAGGAATCGACAATATGATACAATATGTTTACCAAAACAAAAATATCAAAAAAATAATTCTTTGTGGTAAAGAAGTTTGGGGTCACAAATCAGGCCATTCATTACTGCAATTGCATAAAAATGGAATTGATGAAAATTCCAGAATCATTAATTCCACCAGTCCAGATCCTTATCTAACAATTTCTAAAAATGCAATAGAACACTTTCAAAAAAATATTAGAATCATTAATTTGATTAATGAAACTAACTTTGGAGTAATTTCTGAAAAAATTAAAATTTCTTAA